In the Desulfosporosinus acidiphilus SJ4 genome, TTACCAAAAAGGATTTGACAAGTATCTAATTAGATTGTAATCCAATTAGTATTGTTGTCAAGTTTCTGCCACTGTATTCCCACTCCTGTCCATTTTTGTCTATGCTCAGTGAAACATCATCACTCATCGATTTCAGCTATCGTCAATTACCATTATCTTAGCCTCAAACTCAAACCTACTCTAATGCTAGTTCCGGCAATTGGCGGCGTTACATCGCTGCAGACATTACTCCCCCAAACGGGGACAGCTATGACAAAATTATGGCGATCACCTACAGCCCGATCGAAGTCCAGTAATGGTAAGCGATGGCAGGAGGTTACTTCACGACGCCAACATATCCACCACTTACAAAATTAAGACCTCACGGTTGACCATGCACATGCTTATTTTGCACTTACAAATATCTTTTCTCTAATTAAAGAAGCTTCCTTATGGGCAACAAGTTGTTCATGCCCATAAGGAAGCTCTTTTCTATCAATGCAGAGTTAAAGAAGTTCTATCCTTCCCTTTCCAGTAAATCATTGCCATATTATTTCGGATCAATCCTCTTCATCTCTTCCATCAGCTTTTGAATCGCCTTTTTTTCAATCCTTGACACATAAGACCGTGAAATCTCAAGAACTTTAGCGATCTCACGCTGGGTCCGCTTAGGGCTGTTCATAAGCCCATAGCGCAATTGAAGCACCATCTTTTCTCTCTTGGTAAGCTTTTTAACGAGCTCCAATAACGCTTTCTGCTCCGAAGCATTTTCAACCCTGATAGAAATATCCTCTTCATTGGAACCTAAAACATCAATGAGAGAAATCTCATTCCCTTCTTTATCCATGCCAATGGGATCGTAAATAGATACCTCACCCCGGGATTTCTTCAAGGATCTCAGATGCATCAAGATCTCATTTTCAATGCACCGGGCCGCATAGGTGGCCAGCTTAGTCCCCTTCCCGGGATCAAAGGTGTTAATGCCTTTAATTAAACCAATCGTTCCGATGGAGATCAGATCATCCCCATCCTCTCCCGTTCCGTCAAATTTTTTGACAAGATGAGCCACTAAGCGCAAATTGTGCTCAACCAAAGTATTACGCGCGTCCTCCACTTCAGGAGTTAGAGTAAACGGCTGGGCAGATTTGCTCTTGCTCAAAATTGCTAGATACCGAGCTTCTTCATGTTCACTTAAAGGCTGGGGAAAAGCATTGTTATTGATATAGGAAACTAGCAGGGATACTCCCTTAAGCGCAGATAAGGCAATTGTAACCAACAAAAATTCAGCGAACACCCTCTCACCCCTTTCGAGCCATGTTCATAACTATGCTCGAAAAAGGAGAATTGTGCTTTTCCACTGAATAATAAACTCTTTTAACAGATAAAACCTCTTAGGGGCTAAACATCTTTTCCGGAGAATCCACACCGATTGGGGAATTCATAAAGGTTGGTTTATCGCCGCCGGAAACGTTGGAATTTCCATTAAGGGCACTGGCCGTCAGTTTCAAATCCGCCCGCATATTTCCTTGCGAACCGGAGAGATTCACACTTTTAACTGCAAGACGCTGTCCCGCTCCAAATTGCAAATCATGAATCATTGCCAGTAAATCCGCTGTTTTGCCCAAGCAGCTTAAGCTTATTCCCATCTCTTGATAGGCACCTTTGTTTTGGGCTTGATCGAAGGTAATTGACTGAGGATTTACTCCGTGTTGTTTGGCTAAGGTATAAAGGGCAACGATTATTTGCGGCTTATCCAGTCGATTAGGAAGTTTAGCTTTTAATTGCATGACTTCCTTCTCTAAGGTTTCAATGTTTTTTTGCAACCCGGTACTATCAGTTTTGTGCAATAATAATTCCTGATACTTATTTTGCAATGATTTTAGGCGTAAACTATCACTTTTAATGACCTCCCACTGGGGCAGAAATAGAAATTTTATGTACGAATAACAGAGGCCGAACATTATGATCACTAAAAGTATAATGGCTTGCAGCTTTTCCTTTTTCATCCTTTCTGCTCCTTGACCCCTCCATCCAACCTGCTGAAGTTGACTGAAAGAGAATCTACTTTAACAATAAATTAAGATTTAAACTTTGAACCTTATCCTGTAAAGAAACATTTTGCAGATTAACTTCCTGAAACATCCCTGAATCACGAAGGCTGACCCATAAACGGGCCACATCCACTGGGTTCGGAACACTTACGCTCAGGGCTACGCTATTTTCCTGTAGGGCAAACGAGTTGATAATTGTTCCAATCGGTAACATCCCCTTCAGCTTATCCAAAACAGACCCCGGATCATGAGTGCTTTTTTGGATAGTATTCAACGTCTGTTGCTCTTCTTGAACTTCTTTTTTAAGAGCATTCATTTTGCTGACTTGGGTTGAAATCTCTCTAAGGGAGGAGATGTTCTCTTCAGCCTTGTTAATATCTCGTGCTAATTTATAATCCCAGAGCCAAGGAGTACTGCCTATAATTCCAAAGATCATGAGACCTACGATTCCCCAAATTACTGCTTGTGTTTTAAACTTTGAAGGGCCGTTTGATTCACGAGCCAGACTGGTAACCCAACGTTGGGCAAAATTGAATTCGTTTTTTTCTTTCATTTAGCCCTCCCGCATGGCTATACCATAAAGACTGCCATATTTCATTCCGTATTTTTGAAATGTTTTCGTCCTACGGTTAAAACGAGGCCGCCAAGCATTGGGAAAACCCACCTGAGTACTGATATCCAAATTAGATTGAAAAATTTCTTCCAAGTAGGGAAGATCCGAATATTCCCCTGTCAGATAAATAAAATCTAGAGTTTTACCAAAATGCCGGGCTGCAAAAAAACTAAAAAAGTTTGCCAAGGATTGCAAAACATTTTGTAACGCCGTCTCAATCTCCTTTTTGGCCCAAGCCTGCAGCTTAGCGGTTTGCAAATCATCGTCTGTTTCTTCTGGGTGTCCATTCTCATGCCCTACTGATAAAGAACTTAAAGCATTTTTCACTTGATCTAAGCCGTCCAACGAAACCTCTATATCTGAATACAAAAAAAACACTCCGTGCTCCAAGAGGATAAACTCCACACGCTCTGAATTCATATCTACAATGGCTAAATCCAAGGAAGTCTCCGTCTCAACGTTAGCCTTGAGCAAATCCTTCGAAGTTAACTTTGAATAAAGCCTGGCCAAACTATCAGCAGCTAAATCCACCACTTTGGGTTGAATGCCAATTTCTCTCCACTCAGACCATAA is a window encoding:
- the sigK gene encoding RNA polymerase sporulation sigma factor SigK: MFAEFLLVTIALSALKGVSLLVSYINNNAFPQPLSEHEEARYLAILSKSKSAQPFTLTPEVEDARNTLVEHNLRLVAHLVKKFDGTGEDGDDLISIGTIGLIKGINTFDPGKGTKLATYAARCIENEILMHLRSLKKSRGEVSIYDPIGMDKEGNEISLIDVLGSNEEDISIRVENASEQKALLELVKKLTKREKMVLQLRYGLMNSPKRTQREIAKVLEISRSYVSRIEKKAIQKLMEEMKRIDPK
- the pilO gene encoding type 4a pilus biogenesis protein PilO; amino-acid sequence: MKKEKLQAIILLVIIMFGLCYSYIKFLFLPQWEVIKSDSLRLKSLQNKYQELLLHKTDSTGLQKNIETLEKEVMQLKAKLPNRLDKPQIIVALYTLAKQHGVNPQSITFDQAQNKGAYQEMGISLSCLGKTADLLAMIHDLQFGAGQRLAVKSVNLSGSQGNMRADLKLTASALNGNSNVSGGDKPTFMNSPIGVDSPEKMFSP
- a CDS encoding PilN domain-containing protein translates to MKEKNEFNFAQRWVTSLARESNGPSKFKTQAVIWGIVGLMIFGIIGSTPWLWDYKLARDINKAEENISSLREISTQVSKMNALKKEVQEEQQTLNTIQKSTHDPGSVLDKLKGMLPIGTIINSFALQENSVALSVSVPNPVDVARLWVSLRDSGMFQEVNLQNVSLQDKVQSLNLNLLLK
- the pilM gene encoding pilus assembly protein PilM: MLIRKQWLAVVRGDRWIVAKVARRKLKLDILHIAEYHAPIEYKTLGDEGESLEKNLSIEEKDPEVKLPLGGTKTDLLKTWLHNNHVPINKLRIAISCPGVITRMITLPLLANHDLDKLLTDQVEQYFTLNISDYVVDYRLLERFSEEGELRQRVLLAAIPKYHWERLWSEWREIGIQPKVVDLAADSLARLYSKLTSKDLLKANVETETSLDLAIVDMNSERVEFILLEHGVFFLYSDIEVSLDGLDQVKNALSSLSVGHENGHPEETDDDLQTAKLQAWAKKEIETALQNVLQSLANFFSFFAARHFGKTLDFIYLTGEYSDLPYLEEIFQSNLDISTQVGFPNAWRPRFNRRTKTFQKYGMKYGSLYGIAMREG